A window of Variovorax sp. HW608 genomic DNA:
GAGCAGCTGCCGGGACGGGTCGAGCCGCAGTCGGGCCATCAGCGCCGGGTCGGCGAACACCTCGCGCGTTTGCCTGCCGCTGCCGACGATGACGGCATCGGCGGCGCTGGCTTCTTCCAGGCTGGCCTGGGCTTCGAGCACCACCCCGTTCATCGACCGCACGCGCGCCGTCGGGCTGGCGATCGACACCCGCCAATCCGCCTTCTTGATGCGATGGAGGATGCCGAGCGCAATGAGCGAGTCGAGCTCGTTGAAGCCTTCGAAGGTGAGGATGGCGATGTGCATGGTGGGTCTCTTGCAATGCGTCGTGGCGACAAGTCATCGTAGGCAAGCGACTCCATACAATCAAATAATTGTCATGGATACATTGCATGGCCCACGCCCGCTACAAGCAACTGGTCGACCGGCTCGCGGATGACATCCGTTCGGGCCGGCTGCGTCCTGGGACGCTGCTTCCGACGCACCGCAAGCTCGCCGCACGGGAAGGCATCGCACTGGTCACGGCCACGCGCGTCTATGCGGAGTTGCAAGCGATGGGCCTGGTCAGCGGCGAGACCGGCCGCGGCACATTCGTCAAGGAGCCTCTCCCGCGCGGGCAAGGGACCGACATGCATGCCATGAGCGCGGACATGGTGGATCTGAGCTTCAACTATCCGTCTTTGCCGGGCCAGGCCGACCTGCTCAGGGCGGCCCTGCGCCAGCTTGCCGCAACCGGGGATCTTGAGGCCTTGCTGCGATACCAGCCTCACGGCGGTCGCGCGCATGAGCGGGCGATCGTCGCGCGTCACTTGGCCCGCCAGGGTCTCCCGGCCTCTGCCGAAACGGTGCTGCTGGTGAGCGGGGCGCTGCACGGGCTGGCAACGACTGCGATGGGCCTGCTCGAGCCTGGTGATGTGGTCGCTGCAGATGCACTGACCTATCCGGGGTTCAAGCTGGTTGCCGAAACCCAGCGCCTGGAGCTCGTGCCGATTCCGTCCGCGGGCCAGGGCCCCGATCTGGACGCATTGGCGGCCTTGTGCAGGCGGCGGCGGGTGCGCGCCGTCTACACCATGCCGACGCTGCACAACCCGCTCGGCTGGGTCATAAGCGCGACGAGGCGCCGGGACCTCGTCGCCATCGCCAGGCGGCATGGACTGATCCTGATCGAGGATGCGGCCTATGCCTTCCTGGCCGAGCGCGCGCCGCCGCCGTTGGCGGCACTCGCGCCAGAGACGACGGTCCATGTATCCGGCTTGTCGAAGAGCGTCGCGACCGGTCTGCGCGTGGGCTTCGTCTGCGCGCCGGACCCATGGATCGCCAAGCTCGAACGGGTCATCCGCGCGACCACCTGGAACACCCCGGCGACCATGACGGCGATCGCCTGCGGATGGCTGGAGGATGGAACGGCGGCCCGCCTCGAAAAGGAGAAGCGACGCGATGCCGCACGACGCCAGCGCCTCGCTGCGGACGTCCTCGGCGGCCTGAAAACGATCGGCCACCCCAATTCGTACTTCCTCTGGCTCCCGCTGGCGCCCGAGGTCCGCGCAGATGCCATTGCGATGGCATTGAGCCGCGAAAGGATTTCCGTATCGACTGCCGAGCCTTTCTCGACCTCGGCCCAGGTGCCCCACGCCCTTCGATTGGCGCTCGGCTCGGTCGACTTGACGCGGCTCGAGCGGTCCCTGGAGACGGTCGCCCGCGTCGTCGCGGACCAGACCTGCTGAGCGCCGCGACAGCGCTGCAAAAAATAGCTTTCCCCTGCCCATTCGGTGAGCATCGCAAGGAAAGCCAATCAGGAAGCGGCTCCGGCGAGATGCTCATCGGGTTATCCACAGAGTCATGCACCGGCGAAGGGGAAAAAGGGGGCTTGACTGATCAAAATCGGGATAGGGGCCGGTCACGAAGACCGGACCCCTCCCACACCACCCGGCATGCGGGTCCGCACCGGGCGGTTCGAGAAGTTGAGGTCAGCATAGCCGGGGAATGCCGAAGTTGTCGAAGTACGCGTTGGTCAGCACCCGATTGACGAGGTTGGCGCTGCAATACCACCAGCGACGGGCGTGGGCAGCCACTTGCGCGGCCAGATCGACAGAAGCGCCCAAGGCGCGAAGTTCCCGGAATACGGTCGTTCCACGGCACCAGAACTTCAACTGGATCGCTCTGAGCCGATGGCGCAGCCAACTGTCCAGTTCGCGGAACGTGCTGGGCGTCTGCGTCAACCGGAAGTAGGCCTTCCAGCCGGGCATGAATGCCTGCAAGTCCTTGGCGATCTGATCAAAGCTGCGGCCGGTCTGCCGCCGGGTGAGGCAACTCACCCGCTGACGGTAGCGCTGTAGCGCTGCCGCCGCCACATCCCTATGGACTTTGCCTGTGGTCTTCGAGAGCCAGAAGCAGTAGCCCAGAAACTTGCGTTTCCAAACCAGCGCCACTGCCGTCTTGGCCTCGTTGACCGACAGGCGCAGTTTCGCGTAGCAGCGCCGCAGTCCTGCCAGCACCCGCTTACCCGCCGCGATGCTCTTGACGTAGACATTGCAGTCGTCGGCATAGCGCACGAAGTTGTGCCCCCTGCGTTCGAGTTCGCGGTCCACTTCGTCGAGCATCACGTTGGCCAGCAGAGGCGACAGAGGCCCGCCTTGCGGCGTGCCCTCGTGGCGCTCCAGTTGAAGCCCGCCGTCCATGATCCCGGCCTGAAGATATTTGCGGATCAGCCACAGCACCGCCTTGTCGGCGATGCGTCGGGCCAGTCGCTCCATCAGGATGTCGTGGTTCACGCGGTCGAAGAATTTCTCTAGGTCCACGTCCACCACTACCGTGCATCCCTGCTGGACATAGCTGTGCGCCAGCAATACGGCCCCGTGCGCGCTGCGCCCGGGCCGGAACCCGAAGCTGTGCTCGCTGAATGTAGGGTCGATCACCGGTTGCAACACTTGCAGCAGGGCCTGCTGGATCAGTCGATCAACAACCGTAGGGATACCCAACTCCCTGTACTCACCGCCCAGTTTCGGAATCTGCACGCGGCGCACCGGACTGGGCCGGTACGTTCCAAGCAGAAGACTTTGCCGGATGTCAGGCCAGTGGCGCTTGAGGTACCCCTCGGTCTGCTCTACCGTGCGCCCATCGACGCCGGCGCTTCCCTTGTTGGCTTTGACGCGTTTCCACGCCGCCGCCATGTTGCGCTTCGCCAGCGCCTGCCCAAGCAGGTCCTCTGGCCCCCAGTGCGTTTGTTCATCCCGCGCCGGTCGCGATTCATCACGTGCGGGCTCACACCGGGCTTCACCCTGTGCGCGGCCTACGCGCCCCGCTGAACCAGCGGGCTTCTGATGCGATTCACTTCCGAGCGACATGTCTCGTCACTGTCCTTCTCGTTTGGCCCTTCGTCAGGTCGCCCCGACTACTACGACCGCTGCTGACTTCTCGCTCCGGACAAGCCCGTCGCCCTTTCAGGCATAAGGCGAGATCTCCCCAGGTAAGAACGCGATCCTTCACCGCACAGTCGCCCCATTTACGCCACCTCGCCTTGACCACAAGAGCTTCGCAGCCTTTTGCCTGCTCGCCCTGCTCGGCAGCGCCTCAGATGAGGTTCGTGTACCTCGACTCACGGTTTACGCTCCACGCTTCCTTTCCACGCTCGGTCGCCCTCACGCAGTTGCGCTTCGCTTGCCTCACTGTGGTCAGCTCGGCCGGGGACTTCCACCCCGAAGATCGCGCCCATGCTGGGCGCACAAAAGAAGCCGGGACATGCCCGGCTCCCTGTATCGAAACGACGCACTGCTCACAGCGGAAGCCGCTGGCCGTGGGCTGCTGCATAGGCCTGCGAACGCACTGCAGTGCGATCGACGATGCCGGACGACACCGAAGCCACGCCTTGTCCGAAGCCTTCCGCATACGGGTTCGCGCTGTGCGCGGCGGCGACTGCCTCGTTGCGCACCGTGACGCGGGGGGCCGATGCGGTCTGCAGCGGTGCGACGCGCGAAGAGACGGCTTCGTCATACGGGTTGTCGCTGTGCGCGGCGTCGACGGCCCCTGCACGCACTTCGGCACGGCTGTTGGCCGACACGAGCGGGTGCACGCCCTCATAGGTTTCGGCTTGCGCACCGGCGGCAGCCAGGAGCGCGACGGCGGCGGCGGCGGCGGCGGCGGCGGCGGCAATGATCTTCGAGGTCTTCATTTCAGTTCCTTCAGGGGTTGAGTGTTTTGAACCGGTCTCGCTTTGAAGTCGTCGTCCCGATGGACTGCCGCTCTTTCGATGCCTGTTCACGCAGATCAGTCGATGGCTGTTCTGTGAAGCGAAGTTTGCTCCAAAACGCTAGGTAGAAACCCTATGCAAACTGAACTAACGTGTTGGCAGGAACGAAACAATCGCCGCGCATGCGCGCGCATTCGATTGTTGTCATCCGACCAAAAGCGCTTTGGCATTCGCGCCCTTTTTCTGACGCGCTCCGACGCCTAGAGTGATTCACATGCAATGACGGAGGCCCGCGATGAACACCCGGAACGAAAGCGCCAGTTCACAGACCGCGAAGCGCCATGCGACGCTTCGGGAATGGCTCATTGCCGTGGCAAACGCACTGGTGGTGGCCGCAGGTATCTGTAGCGCGTACTCCCTCGCGGTGAGCCGCTACGAGTCGATGGGCAGCGAGATGCCGACCCGCGTCGCGCTGTACAAGGCCGATGCAGCGGCCGGCGACGCCCGGGCCTGCCTGCAAAGCCTGGCGGGCACGCCGGCGCAGCCGGTCAACCGCGTCGCCCTGTCGCCGATCAGATCGGATTGACCGGGAAAGGAGCCGCCAGCGCCGTATCCGGATGGTCGGCGAGTGGGTGGTCGTGCTTCAGGCGGACCAGGTGCGCGCGACGATGCCGGTCCTCAACGCGCAGAAGCGAGTGGCGCTGTACCGGCTGGCGGTGCTGACCGGACGTGCGCCCGAAGATTTCCCGCGCGCCGTCCAGTCCTGCGAAGAGGAGCCGCACCTGACACGGCCCATCCCGATCGGCGATGGCGCCAGCCTTCTGCGTCGCCGGCCGGACATCCGGCGCAGCGAATTCGAACAGCATTCGGCCACCGCCCGCATCGGCGTCGCCACGGCCGACCTCTACCCGAAGATCACGCTGGGCGCATCGATTGGCTCGGTCGGGCTCAACAAGAATTTCCTCGATCCCGACACCTTGAAGTTCTCGCTCGGGCCGCTGATCAGCTTGCAGTTTCCCGACCGGTCCCGCATCCAGGCCCGCATTCGCGCAGCCGACGCCGAACAGCAGATCGCCTTCGCCCACTTCGACGGCACCGTGCTGAATGCGCTGAAGGAAACAGAGAGCGCATTGGAGACCTATGCCCGCGGTCTCGAGCGGCGCGCGCTGCTCGAAGCGGCCCGCGAGAAGGCAAGCCGTGCGGTGCAAGACACGCAACAGCTCTTCGCGCTCGGCAGGCAAGGCTTTATGCCGGTGCTGGATGCGACACGCACGCTCACGGTCGTGGAGCAGTCCGTGGCCGCAGCCGACAGTAAGCTGGCGTCGGATCAGGTGAATGTGTTTCTTGCGCTCGGGGGTGGCTGGGAAGAAGACACGCGCCCTCGTTGACTGGAATGGCCAGTGATTGACTCGTAAAGGGCCGCGGCGTAGTCTTTCTTCAAGACACCATTTCCCTCCTTTCAAGTCATCATGAAATCCGTCGCCATCCTCGTCTTTCCCGGCTTCCAGATCCTGGACCTGGCCGCCATCGCC
This region includes:
- a CDS encoding aminotransferase-like domain-containing protein, which translates into the protein MAHARYKQLVDRLADDIRSGRLRPGTLLPTHRKLAAREGIALVTATRVYAELQAMGLVSGETGRGTFVKEPLPRGQGTDMHAMSADMVDLSFNYPSLPGQADLLRAALRQLAATGDLEALLRYQPHGGRAHERAIVARHLARQGLPASAETVLLVSGALHGLATTAMGLLEPGDVVAADALTYPGFKLVAETQRLELVPIPSAGQGPDLDALAALCRRRRVRAVYTMPTLHNPLGWVISATRRRDLVAIARRHGLILIEDAAYAFLAERAPPPLAALAPETTVHVSGLSKSVATGLRVGFVCAPDPWIAKLERVIRATTWNTPATMTAIACGWLEDGTAARLEKEKRRDAARRQRLAADVLGGLKTIGHPNSYFLWLPLAPEVRADAIAMALSRERISVSTAEPFSTSAQVPHALRLALGSVDLTRLERSLETVARVVADQTC
- the ltrA gene encoding group II intron reverse transcriptase/maturase translates to MSLGSESHQKPAGSAGRVGRAQGEARCEPARDESRPARDEQTHWGPEDLLGQALAKRNMAAAWKRVKANKGSAGVDGRTVEQTEGYLKRHWPDIRQSLLLGTYRPSPVRRVQIPKLGGEYRELGIPTVVDRLIQQALLQVLQPVIDPTFSEHSFGFRPGRSAHGAVLLAHSYVQQGCTVVVDVDLEKFFDRVNHDILMERLARRIADKAVLWLIRKYLQAGIMDGGLQLERHEGTPQGGPLSPLLANVMLDEVDRELERRGHNFVRYADDCNVYVKSIAAGKRVLAGLRRCYAKLRLSVNEAKTAVALVWKRKFLGYCFWLSKTTGKVHRDVAAAALQRYRQRVSCLTRRQTGRSFDQIAKDLQAFMPGWKAYFRLTQTPSTFRELDSWLRHRLRAIQLKFWCRGTTVFRELRALGASVDLAAQVAAHARRWWYCSANLVNRVLTNAYFDNFGIPRLC
- a CDS encoding helicase SNF2, with protein sequence MKTSKIIAAAAAAAAAAVALLAAAGAQAETYEGVHPLVSANSRAEVRAGAVDAAHSDNPYDEAVSSRVAPLQTASAPRVTVRNEAVAAAHSANPYAEGFGQGVASVSSGIVDRTAVRSQAYAAAHGQRLPL
- a CDS encoding TolC family protein, producing the protein MVVLQADQVRATMPVLNAQKRVALYRLAVLTGRAPEDFPRAVQSCEEEPHLTRPIPIGDGASLLRRRPDIRRSEFEQHSATARIGVATADLYPKITLGASIGSVGLNKNFLDPDTLKFSLGPLISLQFPDRSRIQARIRAADAEQQIAFAHFDGTVLNALKETESALETYARGLERRALLEAAREKASRAVQDTQQLFALGRQGFMPVLDATRTLTVVEQSVAAADSKLASDQVNVFLALGGGWEEDTRPR